The Ruania halotolerans genome contains the following window.
CACAGGACCGCGGCGAATCTCGATGATTCGCCGCGGTCCTGTGCATCAGCCCTGTGGGCAGGGGCTCAGTCCAGGTAATCGCGCAGCACCTGCGAACGGCTGGGGTGGCGCAACTTCGACATCGTCTTGGACTCGATCTGGCGAATCCGCTCACGAGTGACCCCGTAGACCTTGCCGATCTCGTCCAGCGTCTTGGGCTGGCCATCAGTGAGACCGAAACGCATCGAGACCACTCCTGCTTCACGCTCCGAGAGCGTATCGAGCACCGAGTGCAGCTGCTCCTGCAGGAGGGTGAAGCTCACGGCGTCAGCTGGCACAACGGCTTCGGAGTCCTCGATCAGGTCACCGAACTCGGAGTCTCCGTCTTCCCCGAGCGGGGTGTGCAGCGAAATCGGCTCGCGACCGTACTTCTGCACCTCCACGACCTTCTCTGGCGTCATGTCGAGCTCCTTGGCGAGCTCCTCCGGCGTGGGCTCACGGCCCAAGTCCTGCAGCATCTGGCGCTGCACACGTGCCAGCTTGTTGATGACCTCCACCATGTGCACCGGGATGCGAATGGTGCGGGCCTGGTCAGCCATGGCGCGAGTGATCGCCTGCCGGATCCACCAGGTGGCGTAGGTGGAGAACTTGTAGCCCTTGGTGTAGTCGAACTTCTCGACGGCGCGGATGAGCCCGAGGTTGCCTTCCTGGATCAGATCCAGGAAGAGCATGCCGCGGCCCGTGTAGCGTTTCGCCAGCGATACCACCAGGCGCAAGTTCGCTTCGAGCAGGTGGTTCTTCGCACGTCGCCCATCCTGGGCGATCCATTGCATCTCTCGACGGAGTTTCGGCGCCATACCGGCGGCGTCGCTACCGAGCTTCTCCTCCGCGAACAGGCCCGCCTCGATCCGCTTGGCGAGCTCTACTTCCTGCTCGGCGTTCAGCAGCGCGACCTTGCCGATTTGCTTGAGGTAGTCCTTGACCGGGTCGGCAGTGGCACCGGCGGTGACGACCTGCTGGGCCGGTGCGTCGTCATCATCGGAGTCGGAGTAGACAAATCCACCGGCCTCCTCGGTTTCAGCAGTCTCGGCTGCGGTGGACGTCGTCGCCGGCGTGGCTTCATCGACCTTCGGACGATCCTGGTCGGGCGTATCCGAGGCGCTGTCCGCTTCCGGTACGGCCACGAGGGATTCCTTGTTTGCTGCCGCCTTCTTCCGGGCGGTGGCAGCGGTGCCTCGCTTGGCCGCGCTGGCCTTCGCGGGTGTCGCAGCGTCCGTGCCCCCGCTGTGCTCTGCCTTAGCCTTCGACGATGCAGCGGGCTTCTTCGCGTTCGGCTTCGAGGCGGACTTCTTCCCGGCCGGCTTCGATGCAGGCTGCTGGGCGCTTGGGGCGTCCTCGGACGCCGAAGGGGACTCCACGGTCGCGGTGGTCCCACGGCGCGGGGCCGCATTAGCGACCGCTCTGGACGGCACGTCGGTCACGGTAATCTTGGCTGTCTGCATGGCGCCGAGAACCTCCTTGAGACGGCGGGGCTTGACATCGGCCTCCTCACACGCCGCTCGAAACTCGGTCGCAGTGAGCGACCCGCGCTCCAAGCCGGTTCGGAACGCCTTCTGCAGAGCAAAGTGTTCAAATTCGCGGGGCAGCACGGCGTGGGAACGAGGCGACGGCACAGAAGACCTTTCGGCGGGAGACAAGGCGCGGACGGCGGACTGAACGTCGCGGCGTCCTACAATTATAACCGCCCAGTGGCGATGCGGCGGGGTGTAGGTATCGGAGCAGCGGAATTGAGGCCACAGGGCGAAACCACGGGTCGGCCGCGATGACCTCACCTGATGCGTACCCGCCACGGTCTCCAACGGCCGATGGGCGCGAGATGTTCCCTGGCGCCGACACCCGTGCACTGTCTGCAGGTCCCGTACCGGACCGGCGAAGGTGCGGAGCGGATCTAGGGGCCAGGCGGGGAGCCCGCCATCCCCTCGGCCACGGCGATGCACTCGCGCTCGACTTCCTGCCCGTCGATCAGCGCGACGATGTGGTCCTACGAGAGCTCGGGCTTGACGGCGAGCACTGGGCAGGGCGCGTCCAGCAGGATGCGCTGTGCGTTCGAACCCAGAATCAACTTTCCAAGTGGCGATCGCCGACGCAAGCCGATGACGATCAGCGAAGCGTTGAGTGACTCGGCAGCTGCCATCAGCGCCTCCGCCACGTCACTACCCGGTGCCACGCTGCGCACTTCCCTCAGCAGCTCACCGTCGATACGTTGCCGCACCTCATCCGCAGCCAGATCGACGTCTGCTTGTTCGGCACCCCGCGGCGCGTGCACCACGACTGTCACTGTGTCTCCTCGCCGACCCGCCTCTTCGACGGCCGCCTCGAGCGCGGCGCGCCCCTCGGCGGTGGCGATGAATCCGACCACGATCACGTCGCACTCCTCCCGTTGCCCACGCGCCGACCCTAGCGCGTCCCGATGGAAGTAGCAGATCGTCCCACTGTGCCGACATGTCTCGGCCCGTCGTGAGGGCCGCCGTCTCAGGCCGAACGGGGTTCGCGTACCCACCCCGGAGCGACACCGCCGGCAACCACGGCACTGAGCAGCCGTGCGAGCGGATAGCTCGAGTCGATCTGCGCAACCCGTTCGAGCAGCAAGGCCGCGCGCGCTCCGTCACCACCCCACCAGGCCAGCCACGCTGCCGTGCTCAGGACGGGCACTCGCCATCGCCGACTGGCATGCGCTCCCAGGAGCCCCAAGGCCGCGTTTGCTGCGTGGAGCCTGCCTTCGTGTGGGTTCACGCTACCCGTGAAGAGCGCCTCAAGGACGGCCCCTCGTTCTCGGTCCGAAAGAGCCCGCCCCGTGGCCGCCCAGAGCAGCACACCGTCGCGCACCCAGTCATC
Protein-coding sequences here:
- a CDS encoding RNA polymerase sigma factor, which codes for MPSPRSHAVLPREFEHFALQKAFRTGLERGSLTATEFRAACEEADVKPRRLKEVLGAMQTAKITVTDVPSRAVANAAPRRGTTATVESPSASEDAPSAQQPASKPAGKKSASKPNAKKPAASSKAKAEHSGGTDAATPAKASAAKRGTAATARKKAAANKESLVAVPEADSASDTPDQDRPKVDEATPATTSTAAETAETEEAGGFVYSDSDDDDAPAQQVVTAGATADPVKDYLKQIGKVALLNAEQEVELAKRIEAGLFAEEKLGSDAAGMAPKLRREMQWIAQDGRRAKNHLLEANLRLVVSLAKRYTGRGMLFLDLIQEGNLGLIRAVEKFDYTKGYKFSTYATWWIRQAITRAMADQARTIRIPVHMVEVINKLARVQRQMLQDLGREPTPEELAKELDMTPEKVVEVQKYGREPISLHTPLGEDGDSEFGDLIEDSEAVVPADAVSFTLLQEQLHSVLDTLSEREAGVVSMRFGLTDGQPKTLDEIGKVYGVTRERIRQIESKTMSKLRHPSRSQVLRDYLD
- a CDS encoding universal stress protein; its protein translation is MIVVGFIATAEGRAALEAAVEEAGRRGDTVTVVVHAPRGAEQADVDLAADEVRQRIDGELLREVRSVAPGSDVAEALMAAAESLNASLIVIGLRRRSPLGKLILGSNAQRILLDAPCPVLAVKPELS